DNA sequence from the Candidatus Stygibacter australis genome:
TATTTTTGTTTTTAAATAATAAAAAGATAAAGGAGAATTTAATGAAAAGAAGGTTGATAATTTTATTTATACTCATTTATGGATTGTCACTTTTAGCCGATCTGGAGATTGCTCCAGGCTTTGAATACAATATGGTAGGTCCTGCCTATAATGGGGAGACACTCAATTTTGTTTCAGACACGCTATATGTAACTAATGCAGGAATTACTGAAGATTTTACTATTCACCTGGAAACCAGTGAATTACCAGATGACTGGCATATAATGTGGTGCCATGATTATGAAGATGCATTATGCCATTTTCCAATTTTCCCCTGGACATTTAATTTTGTAACTGATACAGTGATAAAGCTTGATTTTACGGTAAATTACAGTAGTGGACCAGGAATGGAAGATATAACATTATTCTGGTCAGCAGATGGGATAGATGATATTCAGATGGATTTTACTTTCAGAACTGAGGATTATGTAAATACAACAGACGCAGAAATAGTTTCTACAGTTACTTTAGATCAGAACTATCCTAATCCTTTTAATCCTGAAACCACAATAAATTATCATCTCTCAGAAGCAACTCGATCAGAACTGATAATTTATAACATCAAGGGTGAAGTAGCTAAAAATTATGGAAAATCATTTCAGGAAGCAGGAGATTACAGTATCGTCTGGGATGGAAGGGATTCTGATGGAAAGAATCTTCCTAGTGGAATATACTTATATAGATTACAGACAGCAGGAAAAATTATTACAAATAAAATGATTTTGATGAAGTAGGAGGTTAAGTGAAAAGACTATTTTTAGCTTTATTTTTACTATTAAGTTTTGCTCTTTCAGCAAGCCAGTATTGGGTTGTTGGCGAAGTGTTCACCCAGACTTGGTGAGGTTATTGTCCATCAGCCCGGGCAGGGCTGGCAGATTTGGAAGAATATCCTGATGCACCATATTTTATCCCGCTTATATGGCAGGGAGACAGTTCATATATTAGCCCTCATTATACTCAGAGGGGTAATATTTACGGAGTAGGCGGTATTCCACACGCTCAATGGGGTGGCACAGAAAGTATCGTTGGTGGTGGTGGAAGCACAATGTTTGCCCAATATCGCACCCGCTATAATGCTATGGTAAACTGGGTAAGTCCCCTGGAAATAAACCTTCTGCTCGATCCCGGTTATGAAAGTGTTTCAGCAGAAATTACTGTTACTGGAGAAATTGCGACCTCTAATAACAAAGTTATCTTCATCTTAACTAATCACCAGAATAATGAATATTTCTGCTCAGTGATATCTTATGATGAATATGACTTTGATCTTTCTGAGATTGGTGCTACAGAGACATTTGTGCATACAATAAACACTAATGGTTATGATATTGAAGATGTTGCTGTAAATGTTCTTGTGCAGACATTATCACCCAATTATCAGATTTTACAGGCTGGTAGAGTGATCGTTTCAGAAGCAGTTATCCCCTTGCAGGTGGAATCAATAGATTTCGAACCCGTTATGGTTGGTGAAACAGCTACTCAGACTATCCAGTTATACAATTATGGTGACTCTGAACTAACTGGGATGATGTTCCCTCCAATAGGGTTCACTGCTCCTGCAGAGTTCAATGTTGCTGCTCATTCTATTCAAGAGGTTGAGATTGGGTTTGCTCCTCAGCAGGCAATTCCCTATTCTGATATTATGATTGTCACAACTTCCCAGGAAGCTTATCCTACTTTCTTTATTGATATGTCTGGTGAAGGATTGCCTTCAAATGCTCTTGATACTGATGAAATCGTTCCACTTGCGGAAATTACAGGTAATTATCCCAACCCATTCAATCCGGAAACTACTCTTCTATATAATCTTACTCAAGATGCCATTGTGACACTTACAATCTATAATGTTCGTGGAGAAGAAGTTGAAGTACTTGAAAGTGGATTCATGCAGGCTGGTTCACATCAGATAATCTGGAAAGCAGAAGACTTATCTGGTGGAGTTTATTTTGCAAAATTAAAAGCTGGTGTTCAAACTTCTGAGCACAAGATGATATTATTAAAATAATCCAAGGAGTTATGATGAAAAAGTTTTTCCTAATTTCTTTAATGTTAATGTTGTTTACCGTTTTATCTGCCACGCAGATGTGGGTTGTGGGTGAAGTATTCACCCAGACATGGTGAGGTTATTGCCCATCAGCCCGGCAAGGATTGCTGGATGTGGAAAATGACCCCGCTGCAGAATTTTATATTCCCCTGCTATGGCAAGGTGACGGTTCCTGGCCCAGTCCCGGCTATAGCGCCAGAGGTTCAATGTATGGTGTAGGTGGAATCCCTCATGCTCAATGGGGTGGATCAGAAGATATAGTTGGCGGTGGTGGAACTACGATGTATAATTCCTATATCAATATGTATAATCAGTTGGTTGATGTTGAAAGTCCTGTGGAAATCCAGACTGGTCTTGGTTTTGATACCAATGGAGATCTTATGGTTCAGGCTTTGGTTGAGGTTACTGGTGATATCACGACAACTAATAACAAGATTGTTTATATCATGAGATGGTATCAGAATGCAGAATATTTCTGTACCGTAGTTGGTTATGCAAATGAAGATTTTGATTTAACAAGTATTGGTGAAACCGGTTCATACAGTTACAGTTTCCCCATGAATACTGGCTGGGAAATTGAAGATCTCACTGCCGTTGCAATGGTTCAAACTTATAGTGGTAATACTGCTATTTTAGGTGCTGGTCAGGCTCAATTAACCGGATTGGTTGCTGGTATTGGCAGTAATGTACAATCTGGACCCGCTTCTCTTGCAGTTCAATTCTCAAGTGTTTCATATCCTCTCACAGGTATTGAATCCTGGGAATGGGATATTGATGGTGATGGCGAGTATGATTACACAGAAGAAAATCCTTACCACATGTATGATACTCCTGGATCTTATGATGTAACTCTCAGAATTGGAATGGAAGGTGAATATGACGAAGTTACAATTCCAGATTATATTACTGTTACAGAAGATGCGGTAGCAGAAGGTGTTGTATCCGGTGTTTGGCACAGTGATCTGGGACCATATCTGGTTACGGGTGATATTACGGTCAATCCTAATGATCTGCTGGAGATAGAACCAGGAACTGAAATTATATTTGAGAATGAAGCGGAATTTATGGTCAAAGGCCAATTAATTGCCGATGCGCGTGATTCTGACATGATTATTTTCCGTACAGAAAGTGATTGGACTGGAATTCATATTAAGGACAGTATGCAGGAAAATATCATTGCCTGGTGTGAACTCTCTGGTGCTACAGAATCAGCCATTTATGTAGAGAATTCTGATTGTGATATTATTAATAATTTCATTCACGAAAATACAGGTTCTGCTCTGGGAGCTGCAATAGAATTACTCGATGTTATGGATATTGAGATATCAGGGAACCTGATTGCCAATAATACAAGTTCTTCACTCACTGGTGGGATTTCAATGACAAATGGTTTCCCCAATGTCCACAATAATATTATTGTTAATAATACTGCCGGTACTGCCGGTGCTTTCAGTATCAAGCAAAATTCAGCCCCGGTTCTGGTAAATAATACTATTGCCAATAATATTGGTGTAAATGGAGCTTTCCTGCTTTTTAATTCTCAACCTACCCTGGTAAACTGTATTGTTCAGAGCGAAGGAAACGTATTTGCTGTGATTGCCAGTACTCCTACTGTATTGTATTCCTGTATTTCTGGTGGTTACACTGGTGAAGGCAATATTGATGTAGATCCTATGTTTGTTACCCCATCAGAAGGTTATGGTTCAGATTTTGATGGTATGATTGCTAACTGGCAACTGGCTGCAGGCTCTGAGTGTATTGATGCCGGTGATCCAAATGAAGTCTATAATGACCTGAACGGCACTCAAAATGATATGGGTGCTTTTGGCTGGAATGGATTCCCCGATTATGGGTTTACAGATATTGATCCCGAAGATATAGTTCCTGCTCAGGTTGAGCTCAAGGCTTATCCAAATCCTTTTAATCCTGAGACTAATATCGGTTTCACTCTTTATGAACCAGCAAATGTCCGTCTGGAAATCTATAATATCAAGGGTCAGATGGTTGATTTACTTACAGATAGACACTTTGATACTGGAACTCATCAGATTACCTGGAATGCTGAAAAATTTGCTTCTGGCGTATATTTCGTTATGTTTAATAATGGCGATGGAAATATTTTCCAGAAAGTAGTCCTGATGAAATAAGGTAATAAGAAAAAAAATAAATAGAATACGAAGCCGGGGACGAAAGTCCCCGGCTTTTTGTATGGAGGTTTAATGAAATATATAAAAACTGTGCTCCTGGCATTGCTGCTTTTAAACAGCATTTTGCTGTCAGCTGCAGTACGGCATGTCACTGGGGAAGTTTATTCCGAAATCTGCAGTGGTTGAGGTGGTGATTACAGTGTGGCGCGTGACGCCCTTATCCAGCTTGCCTCAGAGCATGATGATGTTGTTCCACTTATCTGGCAGATGAGTGAACCCGCTTCTCCTGGTGGTAGTGAACGGTTTCAGCTATATGGCGGTGAAGCCTATCCTTTAAGTGTGTTTGG
Encoded proteins:
- a CDS encoding T9SS type A sorting domain-containing protein yields the protein MEEYPDAPYFIPLIWQGDSSYISPHYTQRGNIYGVGGIPHAQWGGTESIVGGGGSTMFAQYRTRYNAMVNWVSPLEINLLLDPGYESVSAEITVTGEIATSNNKVIFILTNHQNNEYFCSVISYDEYDFDLSEIGATETFVHTINTNGYDIEDVAVNVLVQTLSPNYQILQAGRVIVSEAVIPLQVESIDFEPVMVGETATQTIQLYNYGDSELTGMMFPPIGFTAPAEFNVAAHSIQEVEIGFAPQQAIPYSDIMIVTTSQEAYPTFFIDMSGEGLPSNALDTDEIVPLAEITGNYPNPFNPETTLLYNLTQDAIVTLTIYNVRGEEVEVLESGFMQAGSHQIIWKAEDLSGGVYFAKLKAGVQTSEHKMILLK
- a CDS encoding T9SS type A sorting domain-containing protein, producing MENDPAAEFYIPLLWQGDGSWPSPGYSARGSMYGVGGIPHAQWGGSEDIVGGGGTTMYNSYINMYNQLVDVESPVEIQTGLGFDTNGDLMVQALVEVTGDITTTNNKIVYIMRWYQNAEYFCTVVGYANEDFDLTSIGETGSYSYSFPMNTGWEIEDLTAVAMVQTYSGNTAILGAGQAQLTGLVAGIGSNVQSGPASLAVQFSSVSYPLTGIESWEWDIDGDGEYDYTEENPYHMYDTPGSYDVTLRIGMEGEYDEVTIPDYITVTEDAVAEGVVSGVWHSDLGPYLVTGDITVNPNDLLEIEPGTEIIFENEAEFMVKGQLIADARDSDMIIFRTESDWTGIHIKDSMQENIIAWCELSGATESAIYVENSDCDIINNFIHENTGSALGAAIELLDVMDIEISGNLIANNTSSSLTGGISMTNGFPNVHNNIIVNNTAGTAGAFSIKQNSAPVLVNNTIANNIGVNGAFLLFNSQPTLVNCIVQSEGNVFAVIASTPTVLYSCISGGYTGEGNIDVDPMFVTPSEGYGSDFDGMIANWQLAAGSECIDAGDPNEVYNDLNGTQNDMGAFGWNGFPDYGFTDIDPEDIVPAQVELKAYPNPFNPETNIGFTLYEPANVRLEIYNIKGQMVDLLTDRHFDTGTHQITWNAEKFASGVYFVMFNNGDGNIFQKVVLMK
- a CDS encoding FlgD immunoglobulin-like domain containing protein; this translates as MKRRLIILFILIYGLSLLADLEIAPGFEYNMVGPAYNGETLNFVSDTLYVTNAGITEDFTIHLETSELPDDWHIMWCHDYEDALCHFPIFPWTFNFVTDTVIKLDFTVNYSSGPGMEDITLFWSADGIDDIQMDFTFRTEDYVNTTDAEIVSTVTLDQNYPNPFNPETTINYHLSEATRSELIIYNIKGEVAKNYGKSFQEAGDYSIVWDGRDSDGKNLPSGIYLYRLQTAGKIITNKMILMK